The following coding sequences lie in one Gorilla gorilla gorilla isolate KB3781 chromosome 5, NHGRI_mGorGor1-v2.1_pri, whole genome shotgun sequence genomic window:
- the LOC134758720 gene encoding butyrophilin subfamily 3 member A3-like, with translation MANAILLVSEDQRSVQCAEEPHDPPDNPERFEWHYCVLGCESFMSGRHYWEVEVGDRKEWHIGVCSKNVERKKVWVKMTPENGYWTMGLTDGNKYRALTEPRTNLKLPEPPRKVGVFLDYETGDISFYNATDGSHIYTFLHASSSEPLYPVFRILTLEPTALTICPIPKVESSPDPDLVPDHSLEIPVTPGLANESGEPQAEVTSLLLPAQPGAKGLTLHNSQSEP, from the coding sequence ATGGCAAACGCCATCCTCCTTGTTTCTGAGGACCAGAGGAGTGTACAGTGTGCTGAGGAGCCCCATGACCCACCAGACAACCCTGAGAGATTTGAATGGCATTACTGTGTGCTTGGCTGTGAAAGCTTCATGTCAGGGAGACACtactgggaggtggaagtggggGACAGAAAAGAGTGGCATATAGGGGTGTGTAGTAAGAACGTGGAGAGGAAAAAAGTTTGGGTCAAAATGACACCGGAGAATGGATACTGGACTATGGGCCTGACTGATGGGAATAAGTATCGGGCTCTCACTGAGCCCAGAACCAACCTGAAACTTCCTGAGCCCCCTAGGAAAGTGGGGGTCTTCCTGGACTATGAGACTGGAGATATCTCGTTCTACAATGCCACGGATGGATCTCATATCTACACATTTCTGCACGCCTCTTCCTCTGAGCCTCTGTATCCTGTATTCAGAATTTTGACCttggagcccactgccctgaccATTTGCCCAATACCAAAAGTAGAGAGTTCCCCCGATCCCGACCTAGTGCCTGATCATTCCCTGGAGATACCAGTGACCCCTGGCTTAGCTAATGAAAGTGGGGAGCCTCAGGCTGAAGTAACATCTCTGCTTCTCCCTGCCCAGCCTGGAGCTAAGGGTCTCACCCTCCACAACAGCCAGTCAGAACCATAa